From one Propionispora hippei DSM 15287 genomic stretch:
- a CDS encoding HAD hydrolase-like protein translates to MKYDAILFDLDGTLTDSQEGILRSIQYALGKSGIVENEVDKLVPFIGPPLAESFREVYSMDPEQVEQTVAYYQEYFAVKGMYENTVYPGIEELLAELADRGKYLAVATSKPIFFSEKIIDHFSLTKYFQAIVGAHLEGKHSGKEEIIGTILSGIPHIPASRVVMVGDRKFDIHGAQAHGIDVIAAGYGYGADEELAAAGPTHIAGSITELRSLLLGY, encoded by the coding sequence ATGAAATATGATGCGATATTATTTGATCTGGATGGCACCTTGACCGATTCGCAAGAAGGCATCTTGCGTTCGATTCAGTATGCCTTGGGGAAAAGCGGTATTGTCGAAAATGAGGTGGACAAGCTGGTCCCTTTTATCGGGCCGCCGCTGGCTGAGTCTTTTCGGGAAGTGTACAGCATGGACCCGGAACAGGTGGAACAGACGGTTGCTTACTACCAGGAATATTTTGCGGTCAAGGGAATGTACGAGAATACCGTGTATCCGGGTATTGAAGAGTTGTTGGCGGAGCTGGCGGACAGAGGGAAATATCTGGCGGTAGCCACTTCGAAGCCAATCTTCTTTTCGGAAAAGATTATTGACCACTTTTCATTAACAAAATATTTTCAAGCCATTGTTGGCGCCCACTTGGAAGGCAAGCACAGCGGCAAGGAAGAAATTATCGGCACTATTTTGTCCGGTATTCCCCATATTCCGGCAAGCCGGGTGGTGATGGTGGGTGACCGCAAGTTTGACATTCACGGAGCGCAGGCCCATGGCATTGATGTCATTGCGGCAGGTTATGGCTACGGGGCCGATGAAGAACTGGCGGCGGCCGGACCGACGCATATTGCCGGATCGATCACGGAATTGCGGTCGCTGCTGCTGGGTTACTAA
- a CDS encoding VOC family protein, whose product MSETVNPVVWVEIPVANMERARLFYEAVFGWRLTVIDMGPRQMAMLPSEMGFPGCSGALVKEQHFVPSYAGSLVYFSVNDIPGILAGVVLHGGKELIPKTSIGEYGFCAYFEDSEGNRIGLHTL is encoded by the coding sequence ATGAGCGAGACAGTTAATCCGGTTGTTTGGGTTGAAATTCCCGTAGCCAATATGGAGCGGGCCAGACTTTTTTATGAAGCCGTATTCGGCTGGAGGTTGACGGTTATCGATATGGGACCCAGGCAGATGGCCATGCTGCCAAGCGAAATGGGCTTTCCTGGCTGCAGTGGGGCGCTGGTAAAAGAGCAGCATTTTGTACCCTCCTATGCCGGTTCGCTGGTGTATTTTTCGGTAAACGACATCCCTGGAATTCTTGCCGGAGTGGTGCTCCATGGAGGTAAAGAACTGATTCCTAAAACGAGTATTGGCGAATATGGCTTCTGTGCTTATTTTGAAGATAGCGAGGGGAACCGCATTGGCTTACATACTCTGTAA